CGACACCAGCGTTAAAACCTCAATGCTATGGTTAGTCGGCGCATTCTTCTTCCACACACTAGGTGAACTGTGTCTATCTCCAATTGGTCTATCACTGGTGACTAAGCTTGCGCCACTGCGCCTTGCATCTTTGATGATGGGTGCATGGTTTGGTTTCAACGCCATTGCGAACTACGTCGCAGGTGTAGTCGGCTCACACGTAGGCGAGCTAGGTGCTATGGCAATCTTTAGTGGTATCGCTATCACAGCTGTTATCTGTGGCGTTATCCTACTGTTGTTTGCTAACACCTTAGTAAAATGGATGCACGGCGCAGAGCAAAGCTCAGTGAGCAATGCAGAACAAGTAGAAGAGCAGCAAGCTCAAATCGCTTAATTGTTTATTCGTTGGATCGAATAGAAATGACAAAGGCCAGTCAACATGACTGGCCTTATTTGTTTAAACTCGTTTAATTTGACGCGCTAAGCGTTGTTCACCAACTCTGCCATCATGGCGACATGGGCATCTGAGTCGTTAAGACACTCGATGTAACTAAAGCGCTCACCTCCAGCTTCAATAAAGGTCTCTTTGGCCTCTATAGCGATTTCTTCCAGAGTTTCCAAACAGTCGACCGAGAATGCTGGCGTCATAACATCGATGGTTTTGATACCCTCGCCTGGCATCTTCTCTAGGGTTTTGTCAGTGTATGGCTGCAGCCACTCTTCACGACCGAATATCGATTGATAGCTCATTCCCATCTGCGATTCATCCAAACCGAGCTCTTGGCGCAGCAGGTCAGTGGTTGCCTGACAATGCAGTGGGTACACATCCCCGTTGTCTGCATAGCGCTTTGGTATGCCGTGGTAGGAACATAACAGGTAATCAGCACGGCCATTTTGCTCCCAGTGAACTCTGACCTTGTCAGCGAGCGCTTTGATGTACATTGGATGATCGTGATAGTCACGAATCATAGAAAAGGCCGGTAAGGTTGAAATCGACTTACACACCTTCGCGATACCATCAAACGCGGCTGCTGTTGTGGTGCCCGAGTACTGCGGATAAAGCGGCAGTACCACTATCTTTTCTACACCTTGATCGAGCAGTTTAGTGATCCCGCTTTGCAGCGATGGATTGCCGTAACTCATGCCAAGTTCAACAGGGAGGTTGATTGATTGAGCCAGCTTATCGGCCTGACGCTTAGAGTACACCATCAGCGGTGAGCCCTCGTCCATCCATACCGATTGATAAGCTTTAGCGACCTTAGGAGAGCGAATAGGAAGAATGATACCGTGCAGCACCGGACACCAAATCCAGCGGGTCATATCTACGACGCGATGATCGTGCAGAAACTGCTCTAAAAAGCGTCTCACCCCTTTTGCTGTCGGTTCATCTGGCGTGCCAAGGTTAACCAACAACACACCCATTTTTGACGAATCGCTCATAGACTTCCTTTGTTTTTAATAGTATTTCTAAGCGAATTATATACCTATGTGCGCTTTTCTTGGATCAAAAAAAACGACCTCGAAAGGTCGTTTTTTTAGCGAATTCACAAATGTCGATTAAGACAGTGCTTTTTCGATGTCTGCGCTAACGTCAGCCACTTGCTTAGTACCGTCAAATTTTAGGTACTTAGTGCTGCCTGCTTCTGCTTCTTTACCGTAGTAAGAGATTAGTGGTGCAGTTTGATCGTGGTATACACCTAGACGAGCACGAACGGTTTCTTCTTTGTCGTCATCACGTACCACTAGGTCTTCACCTGTTACGTCATCTTTACCTTCCACTTTAGGTGGGTTGTAAACAACGTGGTAAGTACGACCAGAAGCTAGGTGAGCACGACGGCCAGCCATACGCTCTACGATTACGTCGTCAGCAACGTCAAATTCGATCACGTAGTCTACATCTACGCCCATCTCTTTTAGGCCATCAGCCTGAGGGATCGTGCGTGGGAAGCCGTCAAGTAGGAAACCTTTCTCGCAATCGTCTTGAGCGATACGCTCTTTGATTAGACCAAGAATGATGTCGTCAGATACAAGTTGACCTGCATCGATAACTGCTTTCGCTTTCTTACCAAGCTCAGTGCCTGCTTTGATTGCTGCACGTAGCATGTCACCAGTAGAAATTTGTGGGATACCATATTTTTCCATGATGAATTGAGCTTGTGTGCCTTTACCTGCACCTGGAGCACCTAAAAGAATGATGCGCATGACTTGTCCTCTTATATAAAAAAAGATTTATACCGAAGCCTACTGCTTTGATGCCCAATGGGCATGTTTGCTGCGATACGTTTCGGTATAAACGGTTTATTCAAAAATAGTTGAATCTTTTACTTGGCGCGCATTCTATCATAGAAATCGCTTGCTTGACGCCAAAAGTGTCTAAAGATCCTGCTTTGCACTCTAAAGTTACCTAAAAGTGTGCGTTTAGCCCTGGGAAAACAAGAGCTCGAATCCTCGAGCTCTTGAATTAGACTAGGGTGTCAAACTCTGCAAGGGAATTAGACTTTAGCCAAAAGCTTGTTGATCGCACCCAAGAATTGCGAAGGGTCGGTCATTGAGCCACGCTCTGCGAGCATCGCTTGACCAAGTAGCACTTCAACCCAACGGCCGAATGCTTCTTCATCGGCTTCATCTGCCATGCGCTTAACCAGCTCATGCTCAGGGTTAATCTCAAAGATGTACTTCACCTCTGGTACTTCTTGACCCGCCGCTTCTAGCAGCTTCGCCATTTGTGTACCCATTTCGAAATCATCAGTGACGACTACCGCTGGTGTGCTTGCTAGCTTGAACGTGGTGCGAACTTCTTTAACGCGCTCACCTAGGTAAGTTTGCGTGCGCTCAACCACTGACTTGAACTCTTCTTCCGTCTCTTTTTGCTTCTCTTTCTCTTCTTCGCCTTCGAACTTGCTCAGATCAAGACCCGCTTTAGTGATTGACTGGAACTGCTTACCATCAAACTCAGTGAGGTAGTTCATTAGCCATTCGTCGATACGGTCATACATCAAGACAACTTCAATGCCTTTCGCTTTAAACTGCTCAAGGTGAGGGCTATTCTTCGCGGCTGCGTAGCTGTCTGCTGTTAGATAATAGATCTTATCTTGGCCTTCTTTCATGCGCTCAACATAAGACGCTAGAGAAATCGTCTGCTCAGCTGAATCCACTTCCGTCGAAGCAAAGCGCATTAGACCAGCGATTTTCTCTTTGTTCGCCATGTCTTCGGCAGGACCTTCTTTTAGCACTAGGCCAAACTCTTTCCAGAAAGACTGATATTTCTCTTCGTCATTCTTCGCCATGCGCTCAAGCATAGTGAGCACGCGCTTAGTACAGGCACCACGCAGCGATTGAGTCACTTTGTTGTCTTGAAGGATTTCGCGAGAAACGTTTAGTGGGAGATCATTTGAATCTATCAAACCGCGCACAAAACGCAGGTAAGACGGCATAAACTGCTCAGCGTCATCCATAATAAACACGCGTTGCACGTAAAGCTTTAGACCGCTCTTGTGGTCACGGTTCATCATATCCCATGGTGCTTTTGCTGGGATGTAAAGCAGGCTGGTGTAGTCGTTTTTGCCTTCAACACGGTTGTGGCTCCACACCAGTGGATCCGCGAAATCGTGAGAAACGTGTTTGTAGAACTCTTGATATTCTTCGTCTTTGATATCAGATTTATTACGAGTCCAAAGCGCTTGAGCTTTATTGATTTGCTCCCACTTACCTTGGTCGGTCTCTTTACCTTCTTCGTCACGCTCAAGGGTCCAAATAGACACTGGAATACCGATATGATCAGAGTACTTACTGATAACATCACGCAGGCGCCATTCTGATAGGAACTCTTTACCTTCTTCACGCATGTGAAGCACGATGTCCGTACCGCGAGTCTCTTTGGTGATGTCTTCGATGGTGTAATCACCTTCACCAGCAGAGTGCCATTGCACAGCTTGATCCGCTGACGTGCCTGCAGCACGAGTGCGCACGGTCACTGCATCAGCCACAATAAAGGCAGAGTAGAAACCAACACCAAACTGGCCAATAAGCTGTGAGTCCTTACTCTGCTCTTCAGACAGTTTGGCAAAAAACTCTTTGGTTCCAGATTTAGCGATCGTTCCAAGATGCTCAATCACATCGTCACGAGTCATACCAATACCGTTGTCCGAAACGGTCAAAGTATTGTTCTTTTCATCAAACGATAACTTAACGCCCAGGTCAGCATCGCCTTGATATAGCTCTGTATTAGATAGGGCTTGAAAACGCAGCTTGTCGGCGGCGTCTGATGCGTTTGAAATCAGCTCTCTTAGAAAAATTTCTTTGTTTGAATACAGAGAGTGGATCATAAGGTGAAGAAGTTGCTTTACCTCAGACTGAAAGCCACGGGTCTCTTTGTTCTTAGTCTCAACGGTGCTCATGCTATCTCCATTTACACATTTCATACCGAGTTTCGCTAAAGTCATACTCGATATCGCTACGATTAGTTGATTAAAGAGATGAGGATGAAGATTGTAAATTCAAGGTAAAGATAAATAAAAATACTGTTTTTTTGATTTGTTTTTATTATCCTACTGCACCTGACTATAAAAAAATCCTAAAATTCTATAATTGGCTCTGAAGACATGCAGCGCCTGAATATCTGTTTCGTCGCGTTGCGGCATTAAAAAGAAGAATGCAATGAGTAACATAGGCACTAAGTTTATACTCGGCCAGAGGTACATTTTTGACCCAAACAGCAATTCGTTGGTCGACCAAACCAATAACGATGAAGTCGTTCGTCTTGGTAGTAATGAAAGTCGCATCCTACTTCTACTTGCTGAAAGACCGAATGAAGTAATCACTCGAAACGAACTGCATGATTTCGTTTGGCGTGAACAAGGCTTCGAGGTTGACGACTCTAGCCTTACGCAAGCTATCTCTACGCTGCGTAAAATGCTAAAAGATCCAACAAAATCTCCGCAGTTTGTCAAAACGGTGCCGAAACGTGGCTACCAGTTGATCTCAGCCGTTGAACGCTCTGCACCCAAAGCGTCCTCTGACACACTAGATGAAGCACCGGTTGCCGAACTTCCAGCAGATAAACTGGAAGCAGTAACTATTGCAACTGCACCAACAGCAGCCACTGTTGCTATCGCACAAAAACCAAAAACACCACCCAGTGTTTGGGCGATGATTGCGGTAGCTATCTTGTTACCGATAGTAGTCTTAATGGTCACCAACCCTGCACAATCGACCTTTAAACCACTGAGCGTAGTCAATGAAGTTCAAATTGTGACGCCAGAAAGTCACCCTGACGTGACAAGCTGGTTGCCAAAAATTGAGCAATGCGTAGCGAAATACGTGGAAACACACACTGGTGACATGCTACCGGCACAAGTGATTGTCACTGGCGATCAAACCGATCAAATCGCTCTCAACTTCATTCACACTGTCGATCATTCAAGTGAGAACAGCACAATGCGTATCTTCACTGAACAGTCTGATTTGTCTAAAGTGTGCCAGTAAGGAGTCGTAACCGATGAAAATGAAATACGCCGCTATCTTACTGGCAATCTCAACTGCGTTGAGTGCCTGGCTATATTGGGGAAGCGATCTCAAGCTGGAGCAAGTGCTGACCTCCAACGAATGGCAATCGAACATGGTTGGCATTATTGCCGCAAGGCATTATCCAGATACGGATATCGGTCCATTGAGCCGTCTAGAAATGTCAGCAAACGTGAAGTACTTACCAGGCGGTGAGTATATTCGTGAGTCTTCGATGCGTCTTTTTGGTGACGATCCAGAGACTCACACGCTGATTAAAATTTCTGAAATGGGCACGTGGACAATCAGTGATAACTATCTTCTGATTTCGCCACGCGAGTTTAAAGACACAGCAACCGCACAATCTGATGAGTTTACTCATGAGCAACTTGCGATGATTAAGCAATTTCTGAAAATGGAAGCGCAGCAAAGTCGCCGTATCGATATTGTAAACGAGAACACACTGCTGCTGACCAGTTTAAACCAAGGTTCTTCAATCCTATTTTCAAACTAACTTAGTTCAGATATAAAGTATTCAAAGGAGGCGCAAGCCTCCTTTTTAATCATGATAACAGGGATGAATATGCAAAAACCGACCATCGACATTTACTATTGCCGTCAGTGTAACTGGATGCTGCGCGCCACTTGGATGACCCAAGAACTGCTGCACACTTTTAGCGAAGAAGTGGAAACGATCCGTCTACACCCAGACACCGGTGGGCGATTTGAGATCTATTGTAACGAAGTTCAAATTTGGGAGCGTAAGCGTGATGGCGGCTTTCCAGAAGCGAAAGTTCTTAAGCAGAAAGTGCGAGATATTATCGCGCCAGATCGCGACTTGGGACATGTGGACAGTACGATCCGCTAAAAATAAAAAAAAACAGAGCAAAAGCTCTGTTTTTTTTATTTTTAGAATAGGTTAGCCCAGTAGGCTCAATGCTGCATTTGGTGCCTGCTTCGCTTGCGCCAGGATTGAGCTTGATGCTTGCGATAGGATTTGGCTCTTGGTCATCGACGTCGTTTCTTTCGCGAAGTCAGTATCTTTAATACGGCTCTTCGATGCGTTCACATTCTCGTTGATGTTATCCAAGTTGTTGATTGCGTGATTGAAACGGTTTTGGAATGCACCAAGTTCGGCACGGTGGCTGTCCACGTATTTTAGAGCTGAGTCTAGGATAGCAACCGATTCTTGCGAACCACCAACAGATGTTACATCAATCGTATCGACCGTGACTGCGTTGCCTGCTTGCATGTCTAGCTCGCCTGCTAGGCCGCCAGAGAAAGCCACTGCGCCATCAACTTTATTGTTACCAGCAAACACTTGCAGCTTACCGTCTTGGTCAACAGAGGCTTTGACTAAATCCGTTTGACCATTGATGTACGTCGCTAACTGCTCAATGTCATCACCTGCTTTAGCGTTAATAGTGATGGATTGCGCATCACCGAAGCTGTCTGTTAGGTCAATCGTTAGGTCGTTAGTACCTGCTGCTACTGTCCAGTCTTTGTCTTTTGCGTTGCCTGCTTGGTAGCTACTGCCACCCATTTGAGCATTGTCAGAACGCATGTCACGAAGGCTTAGCATCACAGCTTCACCATTATCAGCGCCAATTTGGAATGATTGAGTACCATAAGTACCGTTGAGCAGCTTGTTTCCACCGAATGAGGTTGTTTCTGCGATACGGTTTAGTTCGTCGTTTAGTGCTGTTACTTCTTCTTGAATCGCAACACGCTCAGCTTTTGAGTTAGAGCCGTTTGATGATTGAAGTGATAAGTCACGCATACGTTGCAAGATATTGGTGGTCTCGTTCATCGCACCTTCAGCGGTTTGTGCGATTGAGATACCATCGTTAGCGTTACGAACGGCAACATCAAGACCACGGCTTTGCACGTTCAAACGGTTAGAGATTTGTAGACCCGCTGCGTCATCTTTAGCGCTGTTAATTTTGTGACCAGACGACAAACGCTCCATTGAGGTTTGTTGGGCTTGGTTCGCGTTGTTTAGGTAACGCTGCGCTGTCATCGCTGATACGTTTGTATTTACATTCACTGCCATGTTGTTTCTCCAATTGATTTTCCGGTGTAGCGGTTTCCGACGTCTCGGAAAACCAAGTAGTTCTCTCAAAGTTACTTTCTTTATCGTCCTTAAAACCTAACACTTGAGATAAAAAATGAACAAAATTGTGATTTTTTGAGCTATCGAATAGAAGATGTGACAGAAATGGTAAAAAGAAATGTTTTATCAAAAAAAGACTAAAGTTCGACTTTAAACGGTCGATGCCCTTAGCCTTGTAATAGAGTTAACGCCAAGTTCGGCGTTTGTTTCGCTTGAGCTAATACCGTCGTACTCACTTGCTGCAAGATTTGTTGCTTAAGCATTTGAGTGGTCTCTTTGGCATAGTCGGTATCGCGGATACGACTTTGTGATGCGGAAAGGTTCTCTTCCATATTGGCGAGATTATTGATGGTATGGTTGAGACGATTTTGAGTCGCACCAAGCTCTGCTCTGTGGCTATCAACAAACTTCATCGCTTTATCTAGCACGGACACTGACAGTTGCGCGCCGCCGACAGTACCAATGGACATGTCGTTGACGGTCACGACTTGGCCAGTCTGCAAACCGACTTCACTGGCAAAGGTGCCAGAAAAACTCACCGCTCCGGTCACTTTGTCCGAATCAGCGAAAATCTGAAGTTGGCCATTCTCATCCACCGAAGCGGCAAACACATCGGTTTGACCATTAATATAAGTGGCGACCTGCTCTATATCATCACCTTGTTTGAGTTCAATCGCGACAGATTGATTGACACCTTGAGCATCAACATAGCTGAATGCCAGAGCATTATTACTCTGCCCGACTCGCCATTCAGGTGGTGCGCTGTTTCCGGCTTGATACACAGCACCGCCCATGGACAATTGATCTGTTCGCAAATTCGCAAGCCCGACTTGCAGCGCTTCTCCCGATTGAGCACCAATTTGAAACTCTGAACTACCAAACGTGCCATTCAGGAGCTTCCGACCACCAAAGCTAGTAGTCTCTGCGATACGGTTTAGTTCATTATTTAGCGCAACAAACTCTTGTTCTAACGCTTGTCTGTCTTGTGAAGAGTTAGCACCGTTGGCACTTTGCAGAGAAAGATCACGCATGCGCTGTAGGATTTGTGTTGCTTCATTCATCGCCCCTTCTGCTGTTTGCATGATGGAGATACCGTCATTGGCGTTGCGCTGTGCGACGCCAAGCCCACTGATCTGAGCATCGAGTCGATTGGCAATCTGCAATCCCGCAGCATCGTCTTTGGCGCTGTTAATACGATGCCCAGACGACAAACGCTCTAAGGACTGGCTGAGCGCTTTGCTCGCCGCACCTAAGTGGTTTTGCGCCACCATTGCGCTGACATTGGTATTTACAGTGATCGACATGTCGCTTCCAAAAACAGGATGAATTGAATAGCTTAGTTATCGACCAACACTTTGGAAACTTGAGAGATATAGAGAGGAACTCTCAAAGACAAGTGATATGCCTTTGAGAGTATCTTATGGGAAATTGGCTGCGCTTAACCTTTGACGGTTAACGCCGCTAGCATTGTTTGTGACGGAGCAAAGAAGTAAGCACCTGTGACCGCTTTAGTAAAGCGAAGCAATTGATCCGTTTTGCCATCAGTAGCGCCGTACATGCTTTCTAGCATTGCGTCGAAGTTGTGAACCGTATTGCAGTAAGCAATGAACAGAAGACCGTGAGGGCCACTAACCGTGCCGTAAGGCAAGCTATGACGAACGATTTTCAGTCCCTTGCCTTCTTCTTTAATGTCAACTCGACCCACGTGCGAGGCAGCTGGAACATCCTCGAGCTCGATACTGTCTGGCTTAGTACGGCCAACAACTTTCTCTTGCGCAGCAACGTTCAAACGGTTCCAAGCTGGTAGGTTGTGCTCAAAGCGCTGTACCATGACATAGCTACCACCAGCGAACTCACCGTCTGCGACTAGAGCTACCTCAGCACGCTGTTCACCTTTCGGGTTCTCAGTACCGTCAACGAAATCTGTCATGTCTCGCGAATCCATAAAGCGGAAGCCTTGTGTTTCATCGACAATTGTAACGTCTTCAGCGATTTGACCCATTAACTTGCGCAGCAAATAGAAATGCAAGTCGTGGCGGTTCGAGTGACAGTGAGCCAGTACATCCACATCTGACGATGGTGCAAAAATATCGCCCTCACCAAGCTCAGTGAACGGCTTTAGCTCAGACGGCATGGTTTGTTCTAGCTGAGACCAAAAAGAGTGAGAGAAAGCCACAGATAGTGTTAACTGAGCACCGGGCTGAGCTTCATTCAGCTCTTCCACTAACGCGGGTAGCTTCTGAAGGGCATCTAGCACCTGTTGAGCATTCTGATTGACTTTGAGTTGGGTGTATAACGCAAAAGGCTCAGCCTCTGGCGCAATCGCACTTTGTGGTAATGACATTATCTTTCCTCTGTTTTTTCGCTCAGTGTATTTTTTAACAGTTGTTGATTGTATGACCTTGATCAGGAACTTAAGTGATTTTTGCTGGAAGCGCCAAGCTGTCTGCCACACGACGACTGTTGACCAAGTAGATCGCAAACCAAATCAAAGACACCAACGTCACCGCATTAGTCCAAGTAAATTGCCAATGCTGCAAATCAACCAAATAAACGGTGTGTGCGAGCTGAAGTATCACAATAAACAAAGTCACTGGCTTCAACTGACTGACAATGAAGTTGGTGTTTGTTGAGTCGCTTTTTCTGAGCCCAACCAGCCACATTCCAACCACGATAGGTAAGCCCATCGCCAGCCCGAGGTACAGCATAGTATGGTTTGGGTAAACATACTGTAATATGGTACTCCCCTCTTGGCGACTCGCCCCCGCGACGACAAAGACCACCCAAGCACGAATAAGGAACGCCCATCCCAGCCAAAGTAAAATCGGTGTCTTTAACAAGCCGTGTTGATCATATTGTTCGATGCCGTAGCGCATTGTACGTCTCTATTTTTAACTCATATCAAAGTATATGGTGCTAACCCGCGAATCATTCAAGGTTCGCGCAATCATTGTGCTAAGATGCTCGAAAACTCTCGCGCGGAAATAGCATGAAGAACGATAAAACTGCCCCTTCAGTGGAAACTCAGCAAGAAGCAATGAGAATTGCTAAAGCTACCCAAAAGCCAGGGCAAACCAAAGAGCAGACCAAATTAATCGCTCAGGGCATCGAAAAAGGCATTGCTCAATACAAGAAGCAGCAAAAAGAGCGCAAGCGTCAAGCGGATAAAGCGCTCAAGAAACAGAAACGAGCCAAGCAACAGACTCATCAAGAAGCAGTCAACGAGCCGCAACCCACATCAGTAGAAAAAAGCAAATCCCGTCAAGATATGCTGCCATGGGCACTACTTGTCGTAAGCTGGATAGGGTTTATCAGCTATGTCGCGATTTAATCGATTCCTAAGCAAAACAGGATGGGGAATAACGCTCGCTTCTTTTACCTTGTTATCAGGCTGCTCTCAACCTTTTAATCAATTGCAATCCGAGCGAGCTCAGACGGTTGAGGTAAGAGCCGATGCAAACATCGATGTATCTCAATGTCAGTGGAAAGGAGATGTAAGAGGCTCAGAAGGTCATTGGTATACCTACCTCTTCTTTAGCAACAAGTCTCTCACCGAAGGCGCGGTCAACGAAATAAAGAATCAGACGGCGGCTTTAGGTGGTGATACAGTGTTACTGCTCACCCCTGTCGACTTTGAAACCTCAGTTACCCTATTTGGCAGCGCCTATCGCTGCAAAAAATAAAGCCGAAGCTTAGCTTCGGCTTTATTTTTCATTCTCATGCACTTTGGGTTACCGCGCACAATGAGTATACAAACCCTTTTGCAGCGAGGCTATACGCCCAACGTGGTTTCAATATCGTCTTGACGATCAATAACCCACTGGCTGTCAAAAGGCCCCCAGTCTGATAACTGGTAATAACCATCATTGTGTCGACGCCCATCTTGAACAAACATGAGCTCAATGCCGATACCAGGTAGCGCTTTGATAACATCTTGAATGGTACGGCGAGGCCAACCCGTTTTCTCGATTAGTTTTGGCACATTCGGTCTTTCAATGCTCTCGACGAGCAAGGCAAGATAGAGACGACGTGCAAAAACAGGACTCAGTTCCATTGACACCTCCTATTTATGTGCTTTTCCAATATATTGCATTTCCATTTGGCCGTTTTGCGCTCGATCAAGTTCTCGCTCATCGTGTTAATTTCGAAATTCAACAATTTGTAACCTTAAGTGGCGAAAACAAGCATAAAAACTGTGACCACTGACAAGGTTTTGTTTAACACGGCACTTCTTGATAGGATGCTTAGACACAAGCAAGTGTTGAGCGCCAATTTCTATTTCTAAGCGCTCAACACACAATAATAAAGTAAACAGTTCAACGCCCATAAGGAAGTCATCATGGCCACAACGATGTTTGGTATTCCCAACTGCGACACGATTAAAAAAGCAAAAAAATGGCTTGAAGCCAATGAGTTAGACTATCAATTTCACAACTACCGTAAAGATGGTATCAGTGAAGAAATGGTTCGCCAGTTCTGCGAACAACTTGGCTGGGAACAAGTGGTCAATAAACGCGGCACCACCTACCGTCAACTGACTCAAGAGCAAAAGGACAGCTTGAATCAAGAAACGGCGATTTCGCTACTTGTTGAACACTCAGCAATGATCAAACGCCCTATCCTAGATGTGGACGGCACGCTGCATATCGGATTCAAAGCAGAGCAATACCAACAAGTGTTTAGTGTGTAATTTAGCCGCCAAATTAACTCCCTCTCATTAGTAAATTTAGAAACAAGGATCCTCAAGGATGAATGACAGCCCAGTATTGGCTCTTGCAAAAGATTTAATTAGCCGCCAATCCGTGACACCAGAAGACGCCGATTGCCAGAAAGTGATGATCGAGCGCCTAGAAAAACTCGGTTTTGATGTCGAAGTCATGGTATTTGAAGACACCACTAACTTTTGGGCTCGTCGCGGCACACAAGCGCCACTGTTTGCGTTTGCTGGCCACACTGACGTAGTTCCTGCGGGCAATCTCGACCACTGGCATACGCCTCCATTTGAGCCAACTATCATCGACGGTCATTTGCACGGTCGCGGCGCGGCGGACATGAAAGGCTCACTCGCCTGTATGATTGTTGCGGTTGAACGCTTTATTGAGAATCATCCAGATCACACTGGCTCGATTGGTTTCTTAATCACCTCTGACGAAGAAGGTCCGTTCATCAATGGCACTACACGCGTCGTAGACACCCTGATGGCACGCGATGAAATCATCGACATGTGTATTGTCGGTGAACCATCCAGCACGCACAGCGTTGGCGATGTGGTTAAAAATGGTCG
The Vibrio sp. CB1-14 DNA segment above includes these coding regions:
- a CDS encoding DUF2919 domain-containing protein, translated to MRYGIEQYDQHGLLKTPILLWLGWAFLIRAWVVFVVAGASRQEGSTILQYVYPNHTMLYLGLAMGLPIVVGMWLVGLRKSDSTNTNFIVSQLKPVTLFIVILQLAHTVYLVDLQHWQFTWTNAVTLVSLIWFAIYLVNSRRVADSLALPAKIT
- a CDS encoding DUF2956 domain-containing protein codes for the protein MKNDKTAPSVETQQEAMRIAKATQKPGQTKEQTKLIAQGIEKGIAQYKKQQKERKRQADKALKKQKRAKQQTHQEAVNEPQPTSVEKSKSRQDMLPWALLVVSWIGFISYVAI
- a CDS encoding DUF4156 domain-containing protein — encoded protein: MSRFNRFLSKTGWGITLASFTLLSGCSQPFNQLQSERAQTVEVRADANIDVSQCQWKGDVRGSEGHWYTYLFFSNKSLTEGAVNEIKNQTAALGGDTVLLLTPVDFETSVTLFGSAYRCKK
- a CDS encoding winged helix-turn-helix domain-containing protein; this encodes MELSPVFARRLYLALLVESIERPNVPKLIEKTGWPRRTIQDVIKALPGIGIELMFVQDGRRHNDGYYQLSDWGPFDSQWVIDRQDDIETTLGV
- a CDS encoding ArsC family reductase; this translates as MATTMFGIPNCDTIKKAKKWLEANELDYQFHNYRKDGISEEMVRQFCEQLGWEQVVNKRGTTYRQLTQEQKDSLNQETAISLLVEHSAMIKRPILDVDGTLHIGFKAEQYQQVFSV